The Solibacillus sp. FSL R7-0668 genome includes the window TAATGCATTCGGTCGAAGAAAGCGGTGTCGTTCGCCATTTCAGGTGGGAATGGGGCAAATAAATGAGATGTTTTCAAAAGTACATCGACACTTTGATTAATATTGCCGACGAATACCATCGATGCGGATGCATTTTTTTCTTCTTTGCCACGTGCAAATGACCCTGAAGCCATATAATCCTTCATTATTTGAATGCCATCTTTATCTTTAAAGCGGATGCCTGCCACTTCATCAAATGCGACACAATCCCACATACCAACCAAACCTACTTTGCGTGTAGACATATTATAAAAAAGGTTGGCAACGGTTGACTGACCGCCAGATACTAATATTGAGTTCGGTGATATTTCTTTATATACATGTGATTTACCTGTACCACGTGGTCCTAATTCACACATATTATAGTTGTTTTCCACCAAAGGCACTAAGCGTAATAATAAATGCCATTTCACGCGGTCTTCAAGCTGTGTTGGCTCCATGCCTGTTGAACGAATTAACACATCAATCCACTCATCTTTTGTGAACTGTTTACGCCCCTCAAAAACCTCTGTAATGTCCATATTCGGCATTTGAATTGGCTTTAAATTGCTCACACTAAACGGATTTGTGTTACGGACTTCCTCATCAAAGAAGTAATCAATTTTCACCATACACCAAATACCGCCAACTAAAAGCTTGTCAAACTCTTTCACATAGCTCGGTGGTACAGGAACACCCTTTAGCCCTAAGTTTGAAAACTCTGCTTCATACGTATCAATTTTAGGGTTTAACGCAACTGTTACTTTATCGATAATAGAATATTGACCGAGCTCTCGAATTCTTGATTTAATTTTTTCTGCTTCATCTGGACGCACAAAATTTTCGGCCAAGATTTTCTTCACTCGCTCTACGCCCTCACGAATACTTGCCTCATCGTCCGTAGCAGCATACATGCCTAATAGATACTCCAATACATAAACAGGTACGTTTGCCCCTTCTTTAATCAGCTTTGTTAAATCTTTACGCACCACTCGCCCGGCAAAATGCTCATTTAATTTTTTATCTAAATTTAGTGTCGAAACCTCGTCCATGCTCACACCTCTTTACTAAAAGTCAAAATCACTGACAATGCCTAAGTTAATTGAAAACGGTATTTTATCGATTACAACATCCGTTTCCATATCTTTTATATTTAAATAATAGTTTTTTGCACGATCATACGTAATGCTTTTTAATACAAATTGCAGTTTAAATGTACGCTCTTCAGGTTTATCAAATGTTCGATCCCCAATTATTGTTTCTTCATTGGATAATACGCTTCCTTCATCATCCGTCATATAAATTAAAACGGTACGTGGAATTTGCTTATCTTCTACCTTTTCAGTTTGGAAAAACTCTAAGTTAAAAATGCTGTTTGTAATTTTCCGTGTCGTATTTGTTAGCTTAATATCCACTTTCTGAATCGCTTGTACACCTTTTTGACCAGCACGTTTATTTTTAAATGTTAGCAAAGGAACAACCACTTCCTGTAAGCTCGCTCCACCGTGTACAAAGTTTACACCTGCACCTTGTAGGCGATTGCGAATTGTACCATTTGGTAAATAAACCGTTAATGCTTCTTCATTTTGAATAATTGCAGATAAATCCACGGCAATTTGCCCCTCTAGTTCACGCTGCTCCTTCGATAAAATATGGCGGCGTTTCACTTCGATTACATCCATCTTCTCCTTTGCCAATTTATCACTATCTGGGAGCTCTTCACGTTGATATAAGAAACCGTGATCGGCTGTAATATAAACATTCGAACCACTTAAATCATCACGTATCACCTTTATTAAAGCAGATAATTGATCTAACGCTTTTTCAACGGCATTGAACGTATAGATTTCAGTAGATGCTTTATCACCCATCGCATCAATCGTGTCATGATAGAAGTAAATGAGCTTCTTCCCTTTAAAGGTTTCTCTGCGTCCTGCCTTATTCATATCTAACACATCCTGAAAATGCACGGCAATACTATCTTCCACATAAGATTCAAGTATTTTTTTACGATTTTCTAAACCAGATGAATCCGTATCATCAATCATTACTCGACCATTTGCATCAAAATCAAGCTTACGATGAGGTAACAGAGCCGCCATCCCTAATTTTGTTACAGAAGGCACTACACCTAATAACGTGCCTACCTCACAATCACCTATTGTTTCGGCATTTAATCGTTCTGTTAGTTCTACGCCAACCTCATAACGCATTGCATCTGAAATAATAACGAACACTCGCTCACCTTTACGGATATGCGGTGCAATAACTGACGAATAAAAGCTTTGTTGACTTCTAACGCCTGGCAATGACCAATCTTCTGCCATCTCAGCTTTCACAGCCTGTGACCAGTTCGTACTTAGTTCTGCCACAAACCAATTCGTATATAGATTTTCTACTAATGATTTCAATTTTTTAAGCAATTCATTATTGCTGTCCTCATCAAAAGCAACATAAAATTTACGGTAATACATATCCATAGCGTAATACTCTTTTACATACGCCTCATGTATAGCAATTGGTTCACCCTGCATAAGCCCCTGTTTATGCTCCTTGTAAAACTCATGCATCTTTACGGTATAATACAACGCCTCATAAACAAATGTGAATTGCTCATAATAATGCTTCGCTCTACGCAGCTTAATTAGCTTTGTATAATTTTCAAAGTCCTCTAAATTCTCTAACAAGCTATTCGCAATATTAATAATGATTGCCTTATCAAAATAAGGGAAAATATCCGCCTGTCTGAATTCCTCAACAGGAATCGATTGAATGATACTTGCTAATTTCACTTCTTGCTCAATTAATGCTGCGTACTCATCAAATAGAGCGTAATCCGTTTTATGGTGTCGCCAATGGTCGATGAATACTAATGAATTCGTACGATTACGAACCGCTATAAAGTCCTTTAATCCACCTAAATATTCCTCTTTCATTGCATGACTAAGTGCTGTAACCGTCAAATGAATAAATAATGTTTTCAAGGTCTTTAATTCACGCTCATAGCCATAAAGCTGCTCTACATGCTTCCAAAAAGCCGCTAAATCAAAGAACTTCTCCATCTGTGCGATGTATTTATTTTCAGTATCTTCTAGAGTATCCATTAGCACCGTTTTTAAGACCGATTCAAAATCTGGTGTCTTAATGCCACAAAGAACGCTCATAATCGCAAGCTCAA containing:
- the brxL gene encoding protease Lon-related BREX system protein BrxL; translated protein: MDEVSTLNLDKKLNEHFAGRVVRKDLTKLIKEGANVPVYVLEYLLGMYAATDDEASIREGVERVKKILAENFVRPDEAEKIKSRIRELGQYSIIDKVTVALNPKIDTYEAEFSNLGLKGVPVPPSYVKEFDKLLVGGIWCMVKIDYFFDEEVRNTNPFSVSNLKPIQMPNMDITEVFEGRKQFTKDEWIDVLIRSTGMEPTQLEDRVKWHLLLRLVPLVENNYNMCELGPRGTGKSHVYKEISPNSILVSGGQSTVANLFYNMSTRKVGLVGMWDCVAFDEVAGIRFKDKDGIQIMKDYMASGSFARGKEEKNASASMVFVGNINQSVDVLLKTSHLFAPFPPEMANDTAFFDRMHYYMPGWEIPKMRPEFFTDRYGFIVDYVAEFFREMRKRSFADSIDRYFKLGNNLNQRDTIAVRKTVSGLVKLLYPHGEYTREDIEEVLKYALEGRRRVKEQLKKIGGMEFYDVMFSYLDKETMQEEHVAVPEQGGGKLIPEGMLRSGHVYVVGQALTGMIGVYKLENQVVSGTGKFDKAGIGSNREVKESLDTAFRYFTANSKSVSSSISTKTKDYLMHLTDLQGIGLTAQVAIAELIGLCSGALEKPVQDGLVIVGNMTVGGTISKVEELANILQVCVDAGAKKILLPAPSAGDFFTVPADLIVKVQPIFYLDPIDAVYKALGVS
- the pglZ gene encoding BREX-1 system phosphatase PglZ type A; its protein translation is MNIEQIESALQDAFNEPLNSGEQRKIIFWVDKDQEFIDEIDQMTIDGVHIQKLTNNNQFYMKHLLEEEDTQSHYLIYTNLELNSEENWLYDIVLYSKTFFADRISLIISDLHIDPSLRMIIKKYEKFFNNKERFKRFQAFGLTNYTEESIELAIMSVLCGIKTPDFESVLKTVLMDTLEDTENKYIAQMEKFFDLAAFWKHVEQLYGYERELKTLKTLFIHLTVTALSHAMKEEYLGGLKDFIAVRNRTNSLVFIDHWRHHKTDYALFDEYAALIEQEVKLASIIQSIPVEEFRQADIFPYFDKAIIINIANSLLENLEDFENYTKLIKLRRAKHYYEQFTFVYEALYYTVKMHEFYKEHKQGLMQGEPIAIHEAYVKEYYAMDMYYRKFYVAFDEDSNNELLKKLKSLVENLYTNWFVAELSTNWSQAVKAEMAEDWSLPGVRSQQSFYSSVIAPHIRKGERVFVIISDAMRYEVGVELTERLNAETIGDCEVGTLLGVVPSVTKLGMAALLPHRKLDFDANGRVMIDDTDSSGLENRKKILESYVEDSIAVHFQDVLDMNKAGRRETFKGKKLIYFYHDTIDAMGDKASTEIYTFNAVEKALDQLSALIKVIRDDLSGSNVYITADHGFLYQREELPDSDKLAKEKMDVIEVKRRHILSKEQRELEGQIAVDLSAIIQNEEALTVYLPNGTIRNRLQGAGVNFVHGGASLQEVVVPLLTFKNKRAGQKGVQAIQKVDIKLTNTTRKITNSIFNLEFFQTEKVEDKQIPRTVLIYMTDDEGSVLSNEETIIGDRTFDKPEERTFKLQFVLKSITYDRAKNYYLNIKDMETDVVIDKIPFSINLGIVSDFDF